A DNA window from Bradyrhizobium sp. CCBAU 53421 contains the following coding sequences:
- a CDS encoding caspase family protein yields the protein MVRLTSIMISAALLGLFSLGVSGTATAETGGITVGNAAQAPAHSVDQAASPATSAAAVPGALRGPEQRVALVIGNANYENAPRLANPGNDAQSMAELLNAAGFEVISATDLRQSDMVKVLRDFSDKVAARGPGTVAMIYYAGHGVQLAGENYLIPVDARIATPSDLDGNAVRLVDVMGTLENIPSRMRIVVLDACRNNPFPNVNDAGRGLAVVDAPSGSIVGYSTAPGMEAQDGSNGHSPYTNAFLRLAREPNLPIEQLFKRIRLDVNSTTDGRQTPWESSSLTSDFYFFGDTAGASARAPANGPIVQMASNLPNRSVRQAYDFVLSEGRPEYYEEFIRLYPRDPLCERIRFLLTNWLQVAAWHKAVLANTPFAYKTFHDNFAGSPYAQAALKLQAQPKAIPLMQFTRLSNRQTFQPLNAGAQSTVGKIVTMPASGAKPVDAPGSIGKGKVANLPGANAGNTSSNRIMKDNGGQHVRAERQNTRVSRMGSGGGHTAFHPSPTGSHPGGMSGGHRGGFRH from the coding sequence ATGGTCCGCCTGACATCCATCATGATATCGGCCGCATTGCTCGGCCTGTTCAGCCTCGGTGTATCGGGCACAGCGACTGCCGAGACCGGCGGCATCACCGTCGGCAATGCAGCGCAGGCGCCGGCACACTCCGTCGACCAGGCGGCTTCGCCCGCGACATCAGCGGCGGCGGTGCCGGGCGCGCTGCGCGGCCCCGAGCAGCGCGTCGCGTTGGTGATCGGCAATGCGAACTATGAGAATGCGCCAAGACTCGCCAATCCCGGCAATGACGCGCAGTCGATGGCCGAGCTGTTGAACGCGGCCGGCTTCGAGGTGATCTCCGCGACCGACCTCAGGCAAAGCGACATGGTGAAAGTGTTGCGGGATTTCTCCGACAAGGTCGCGGCGCGCGGCCCCGGCACGGTCGCGATGATCTACTACGCCGGCCACGGCGTGCAGCTTGCCGGTGAGAACTATCTGATTCCGGTCGATGCCAGGATCGCAACGCCGTCCGACCTCGACGGCAATGCGGTGCGCCTCGTCGACGTGATGGGCACGCTCGAGAACATCCCGAGCCGGATGCGCATCGTGGTGCTCGACGCCTGCCGCAACAACCCGTTTCCGAACGTCAACGACGCCGGCCGCGGCCTTGCCGTGGTCGACGCACCCAGCGGCTCGATCGTCGGCTATTCGACCGCGCCCGGCATGGAGGCGCAGGACGGCAGCAACGGCCACAGTCCCTACACCAACGCCTTCCTGCGCCTGGCGCGCGAACCCAATCTGCCGATCGAGCAGCTGTTCAAGCGCATCCGCCTCGACGTCAACTCGACGACCGACGGCCGCCAGACGCCCTGGGAAAGCTCGTCGCTGACCTCCGATTTCTATTTCTTCGGCGACACCGCGGGCGCGTCGGCGCGTGCGCCGGCGAACGGCCCAATCGTGCAGATGGCATCGAACCTGCCGAACCGCTCGGTGCGTCAGGCCTATGACTTCGTGCTGTCCGAGGGCCGGCCGGAATACTACGAGGAGTTCATCCGGCTGTATCCGCGCGATCCGCTGTGCGAGCGCATTCGCTTCCTGCTGACGAACTGGTTGCAGGTCGCGGCCTGGCACAAGGCTGTGCTTGCCAACACGCCGTTCGCCTACAAGACCTTCCACGACAATTTCGCTGGCAGCCCTTACGCGCAGGCGGCGTTGAAGCTGCAGGCGCAGCCGAAGGCAATCCCGCTGATGCAGTTCACGCGGCTGTCAAACCGTCAGACCTTCCAGCCGCTCAATGCCGGCGCCCAGAGCACCGTCGGCAAGATCGTGACCATGCCCGCATCAGGCGCGAAGCCGGTCGACGCGCCGGGCTCAATCGGCAAGGGCAAGGTTGCGAACCTTCCTGGAGCCAATGCCGGCAACACCTCGTCGAACCGGATCATGAAGGACAACGGCGGGCAGCACGTCCGCGCCGAGCGGCAGAACACGCGTGTCAGCCGGATGGGATCGGGTGGTGGCCATACCGCGTTCCACCCAAGCCCGACCGGCTCACACCCCGGCGGAATGAGCGGCGGCCACCGTGGCGGCTTCAGGCACTGA
- a CDS encoding UDP-2,3-diacylglucosamine diphosphatase, giving the protein MGSDSLSEESPERRFRTLFISDVHLGARGSQADRLLDFLRSHDADTIYLVGDIVDGWALKSNWYWPQTHNDFVQKMLRKARKGAKVIYVPGNHDEFLRKYYGTHFGGIDVVENTVHTGADGKRYLVIHGDIFDLVVQNARWLAHLGDKAYDFAIQMNRFVNFFRKMFGVPYWSLSQWAKLKVKKAVNYIGAFEATLAGEARRHGCDGVICGHIHYATIHDEHGIRYMNCGDWVESCTALAEHEDGSFEIITWTDPVRRIAPVPRVTARAA; this is encoded by the coding sequence ATGGGAAGTGACTCCTTGAGTGAAGAGAGCCCCGAGCGGCGCTTTCGCACTTTGTTTATCTCCGATGTCCATCTCGGAGCCCGCGGTTCGCAAGCCGACCGCCTGCTGGACTTCCTCCGCTCTCACGATGCCGACACGATCTACCTCGTTGGTGATATCGTCGATGGCTGGGCGCTGAAGTCGAACTGGTACTGGCCGCAGACCCATAACGATTTCGTGCAAAAGATGCTGCGCAAGGCGCGCAAGGGTGCCAAGGTGATTTACGTCCCGGGCAACCACGACGAGTTCCTGCGCAAATATTACGGTACGCATTTCGGCGGCATCGACGTGGTGGAGAACACCGTCCACACCGGCGCCGACGGCAAGCGCTACCTCGTGATCCACGGCGACATCTTCGATCTCGTGGTGCAGAACGCGCGCTGGCTCGCCCATCTCGGCGACAAGGCCTACGACTTCGCGATCCAGATGAATCGCTTCGTCAACTTCTTCCGCAAGATGTTCGGCGTTCCCTACTGGTCGCTGTCGCAATGGGCCAAGCTGAAGGTCAAGAAGGCGGTGAACTATATCGGCGCGTTCGAGGCGACGCTTGCCGGTGAGGCGCGGCGCCACGGCTGCGACGGCGTGATCTGCGGCCACATCCACTACGCGACGATTCATGACGAGCACGGCATCCGCTACATGAATTGCGGCGACTGGGTCGAGAGCTGCACCGCGCTCGCCGAGCATGAGGACGGCAGCTTCGAAATCATCACCTGGACCGACCCGGTGCGCCGGATCGCGCCGGTTCCGCGAGTGACGGCACGCGCTGCATGA
- a CDS encoding ADP-ribosylation/crystallin J1: MSEKAATITLWRPVGPQELALIEQSGMRAFPPRLPDQPIFYPVLTEEYAAKIARDWNVPASGAGFVTRFQVERSFIDRYDVQEAGGRAHLEYWIPAEDLPAFNAAIVGPIEVIRSFP, encoded by the coding sequence ATGTCGGAAAAAGCCGCCACGATCACTCTTTGGCGACCAGTAGGCCCCCAGGAGCTCGCACTGATCGAGCAGAGTGGCATGCGAGCCTTTCCGCCACGGCTTCCCGATCAACCGATCTTCTATCCGGTCCTGACGGAAGAATATGCCGCAAAGATCGCGCGCGACTGGAACGTACCCGCAAGTGGCGCTGGATTCGTCACAAGGTTTCAGGTCGAGCGAAGCTTCATCGATCGCTACGATGTGCAGGAGGCAGGCGGCCGCGCACATCTCGAATACTGGATTCCGGCGGAGGACCTGCCGGCATTCAATGCTGCAATCGTCGGGCCGATCGAAGTCATCCGCAGCTTCCCTTGA
- the thiD gene encoding bifunctional hydroxymethylpyrimidine kinase/phosphomethylpyrimidine kinase — MTPVALTIAGSDSSGGAGIQADLKSFAALGVYGASAITALTAQNTTGVSGIHPVPASFVTAQIDAVFSDLDVGAVKIGMVAQADTIAAIADGLKRWAPRHVVLDPVMVATSGDRLLAAEAVDALKTMLFPLASLITPNLPEAAALLNEPVASNEADVERQGKRLLAMGCRAVLVKGGHGSGVDSIDYLIDAARSIALAAPRIATANTHGTGCSLSSAIAAGLAKGEGMETAVRNAKAWITGAIAEADRFAVGHGHGPVHHFHKYY, encoded by the coding sequence ATGACGCCGGTCGCGCTCACCATCGCCGGCTCGGATTCCTCGGGCGGGGCGGGCATCCAGGCCGACCTCAAGAGCTTTGCCGCGCTCGGGGTCTATGGCGCCTCGGCGATCACGGCGCTGACCGCGCAGAACACCACGGGGGTCAGCGGAATCCATCCGGTGCCGGCTTCGTTCGTCACCGCGCAGATCGATGCGGTGTTCTCCGATCTCGACGTCGGCGCGGTCAAGATCGGCATGGTGGCGCAGGCCGACACAATCGCAGCGATCGCCGATGGGCTGAAGCGCTGGGCGCCGCGCCACGTCGTGCTCGATCCGGTGATGGTCGCAACCTCGGGCGATCGGCTGCTGGCGGCCGAGGCCGTCGATGCGCTGAAGACCATGCTGTTTCCACTGGCCTCGCTGATCACGCCGAACCTGCCGGAAGCGGCGGCGCTCTTGAACGAGCCGGTCGCCTCGAACGAGGCCGACGTCGAGCGACAAGGCAAGCGATTGCTCGCGATGGGATGTCGCGCGGTGCTGGTGAAGGGCGGCCACGGCTCCGGCGTTGACAGCATCGACTATCTGATCGACGCCGCGCGCAGCATCGCACTCGCGGCACCACGCATTGCCACCGCGAACACGCACGGCACCGGCTGCTCGCTGTCGTCGGCAATCGCGGCAGGACTCGCGAAGGGCGAGGGCATGGAGACCGCCGTGCGCAACGCCAAGGCCTGGATCACGGGTGCGATCGCAGAAGCCGATCGCTTCGCCGTCGGCCACGGCCACGGACCGGTGCATCACTTCCACAAATACTACTGA
- a CDS encoding Lrp/AsnC ligand binding domain-containing protein produces the protein MVPFFVQIKCKLGQSYTVANALAEAEIASEIYSTAGNYDLLVKFYVDHDTDIGHFINEKVQVIPGIQDTLTIITFKAFGAK, from the coding sequence ATGGTTCCTTTCTTCGTCCAGATCAAATGCAAGCTCGGCCAGTCCTACACCGTCGCCAACGCGCTGGCGGAAGCCGAGATTGCGTCCGAGATCTATTCCACCGCGGGCAACTACGACCTCCTGGTCAAGTTCTACGTCGACCACGACACCGACATCGGCCATTTCATCAACGAGAAGGTTCAGGTGATCCCGGGCATCCAGGACACCCTCACCATCATCACCTTCAAGGCGTTCGGCGCGAAGTAA
- a CDS encoding TetR/AcrR family transcriptional regulator: MRDIADAAGFSQGAFYSNFPDKEAILLELVQQHQSEERAKIESVLGQTPGEPAKVMAGLEKWAATANSDPGFAVLAIELQLQALRSPTFAQGYNELNRKHRRALGVLVTRLFELLGKQAPADPVEIATGFIALGRGMALLSRGGEVSRSGRIVVTFLKALIDAAPAA; this comes from the coding sequence GTGCGCGACATCGCCGACGCAGCCGGATTTTCGCAGGGCGCGTTCTATTCGAATTTTCCCGACAAGGAGGCGATCCTGCTGGAACTGGTGCAGCAGCACCAATCCGAGGAGCGTGCAAAAATCGAAAGCGTATTGGGGCAGACGCCGGGCGAGCCTGCGAAGGTGATGGCGGGCCTTGAAAAATGGGCCGCCACCGCCAATTCGGATCCGGGGTTTGCCGTGCTGGCGATCGAGCTGCAATTGCAGGCGCTGCGCAGCCCGACTTTCGCGCAAGGCTATAACGAACTCAACCGCAAGCACCGCCGTGCCCTGGGCGTGTTGGTGACGCGGCTGTTCGAGTTGCTTGGCAAGCAGGCGCCCGCTGATCCCGTGGAGATCGCGACCGGCTTCATCGCATTGGGCCGCGGCATGGCGCTGTTGTCGAGGGGCGGCGAAGTGAGTCGCAGCGGCCGTATCGTTGTCACGTTCCTGAAGGCGCTGATCGACGCGGCGCCGGCCGCCTAG
- a CDS encoding threonine/serine dehydratase has translation MTDTPLNPPVAAADIDAAARVVAPFAVRTPLLTFPVLNERVGSRVFLKPEMLQRTGSFKFRGAFNKLASIPQDKRSGGVVAFSSGNHAQGVAAAAKILNMQATIVMPADSPLTKRERTKSYGAEVVLYDRDRDDRAAIASGIASKRGATLVPPYDDPLVIAGQGTAGREIAEDMAALGLTPDIVVAPASGGGLIAGVATAVKAKYPQAQVIVAEPAGYDDHALSLKVGHREAHPVAARTICDALMAMMPGELTFAINSKLLANGVSATDDEVGAAVAFAYRELKLVVEPGGAIGLAALLAGRIDAKGKNVVIVLSGGNVDADLFAKLVA, from the coding sequence ATGACGGACACCCCTCTCAATCCACCCGTCGCTGCCGCGGACATCGATGCCGCCGCAAGGGTGGTCGCGCCGTTCGCGGTGCGCACGCCGCTCCTGACCTTCCCCGTTCTCAACGAACGTGTCGGCAGCCGGGTCTTCCTCAAGCCCGAGATGCTGCAGCGGACCGGATCGTTCAAGTTCCGCGGCGCCTTCAACAAGCTCGCCTCGATCCCGCAGGACAAGCGGAGCGGCGGCGTCGTTGCGTTCTCCTCGGGCAACCACGCCCAGGGCGTTGCCGCGGCGGCAAAGATCCTCAACATGCAGGCGACCATCGTGATGCCTGCGGACTCCCCGCTCACCAAGCGCGAGCGGACCAAGTCCTATGGCGCCGAGGTCGTGCTGTACGATCGCGATCGCGACGACCGTGCGGCGATCGCGAGCGGCATCGCCAGCAAGCGTGGCGCGACGTTGGTGCCTCCCTATGACGATCCCCTGGTGATCGCGGGCCAGGGCACCGCCGGCCGCGAGATCGCCGAGGACATGGCGGCGCTCGGGCTGACGCCCGATATCGTGGTCGCGCCGGCATCAGGCGGCGGTTTGATCGCGGGTGTCGCCACCGCGGTGAAAGCAAAATATCCGCAGGCCCAGGTGATCGTCGCCGAGCCCGCGGGCTATGACGATCACGCCCTGTCGCTCAAGGTCGGCCATCGCGAGGCGCATCCGGTCGCCGCGCGCACCATCTGCGATGCGCTGATGGCGATGATGCCGGGCGAATTGACCTTCGCCATCAACAGCAAGCTGCTCGCGAATGGCGTCAGCGCCACCGATGACGAAGTCGGCGCGGCCGTCGCCTTTGCCTATCGCGAGCTGAAGCTCGTGGTCGAGCCGGGCGGCGCGATCGGGCTTGCTGCGCTGCTGGCGGGGCGGATCGACGCCAAGGGCAAGAACGTCGTCATCGTGCTCTCGGGCGGCAATGTCGATGCCGACCTGTTCGCGAAGCTTGTCGCCTGA
- a CDS encoding glycosyltransferase family 1 protein, whose protein sequence is MTHILVATDAWHPQVNGVVRTLTMMAQAAQSLGVEVSFLTPDEFRTFAMPSYRDLRLALPYRSKVASLIEAAKPDSIHIATEGPIGLSVRRYCRKCGLPFTTSFHTRFPEYVSARTPVPEAWVWRALRWFHKPSRAVMAATPALAAELRQRGFRNVVLWSRGVDTALFHPRDVDLCLPQPVYLSVGRVAVEKNLEAFLDLDLPGTKVVVGDGPARAALERKYPEAVFLGARHGEELAEIYAAADVFVFPSRTDTFGLVLLEALASGLPVAAFPVTGPRDVIGAAPVGVLDEDLRHACLEALSIPRQACVDFAALHTWQASARVFIDRCMNVRPAAPDGEGEAFEFGAEEHHFAALPAPHPTSR, encoded by the coding sequence ATGACGCATATCCTGGTCGCGACCGATGCGTGGCATCCCCAGGTCAACGGGGTTGTCCGCACGCTGACCATGATGGCACAGGCGGCGCAATCGCTCGGCGTCGAGGTGAGCTTCCTGACGCCGGACGAGTTCCGCACCTTCGCGATGCCGAGCTATCGCGATCTCCGGCTGGCGCTGCCGTACCGGTCCAAGGTCGCGAGCCTGATCGAGGCGGCCAAGCCCGACAGCATCCATATCGCGACCGAAGGCCCGATCGGGCTGTCGGTTCGCCGCTATTGCCGCAAGTGCGGCCTGCCGTTCACGACGAGCTTCCACACCCGCTTTCCCGAATACGTCTCGGCACGGACACCGGTTCCGGAAGCCTGGGTGTGGCGTGCGCTGCGCTGGTTCCACAAGCCGAGCCGGGCGGTGATGGCGGCGACCCCGGCGCTGGCCGCCGAGCTGCGCCAGCGCGGCTTCCGCAACGTGGTGCTGTGGTCGCGCGGCGTCGATACCGCGCTGTTCCATCCGCGCGACGTCGATCTCTGCCTGCCGCAGCCGGTCTATCTCAGCGTCGGCCGGGTGGCGGTGGAGAAGAATCTCGAGGCGTTCCTCGATCTCGATCTGCCCGGCACCAAGGTCGTGGTCGGCGACGGGCCGGCGCGGGCGGCGCTGGAGCGGAAATATCCGGAAGCCGTCTTCCTCGGCGCTCGTCATGGGGAAGAATTGGCCGAAATCTATGCTGCGGCCGACGTGTTCGTTTTCCCCAGCCGCACCGATACGTTCGGTTTGGTGCTGCTGGAGGCGCTGGCGAGCGGCCTGCCGGTTGCCGCTTTTCCGGTCACCGGCCCTCGTGACGTGATCGGCGCGGCGCCGGTCGGCGTGCTCGACGAGGATTTGCGGCACGCTTGCCTGGAGGCGCTCAGCATTCCGCGGCAGGCCTGCGTCGATTTCGCCGCGCTCCACACCTGGCAGGCATCGGCCCGGGTGTTCATCGACCGCTGCATGAACGTCCGCCCCGCAGCGCCCGACGGCGAGGGGGAGGCGTTCGAATTCGGCGCCGAAGAGCACCATTTCGCGGCCTTGCCCGCCCCGCATCCCACCTCACGCTAA
- a CDS encoding DoxX family protein: MPITMVTIAGRSLLALLFILAGAAKIAGPKPFLDHMAAHHIPGVLLPLVIALELGAGLALMIGWQLSFAAGALALFCLATAFGFHLDLADKVERTLFFKDLAIAGGLMVIAASAWRG, encoded by the coding sequence ATGCCGATCACGATGGTCACGATTGCCGGACGAAGCCTGCTCGCATTGCTGTTCATCCTTGCCGGCGCAGCCAAGATCGCTGGCCCGAAGCCGTTCCTCGACCACATGGCGGCACACCATATTCCCGGCGTGCTGCTGCCGCTGGTGATCGCGCTGGAGCTTGGCGCGGGCCTGGCGTTGATGATCGGCTGGCAGCTGTCATTCGCCGCCGGCGCGCTGGCGCTGTTCTGCCTCGCGACCGCGTTCGGATTCCACCTCGACCTCGCCGACAAGGTGGAACGAACGCTATTCTTCAAGGATCTTGCGATTGCCGGTGGCTTGATGGTCATTGCCGCCAGCGCATGGCGCGGATGA